A DNA window from Pseudomonas wuhanensis contains the following coding sequences:
- the arnA gene encoding bifunctional UDP-4-amino-4-deoxy-L-arabinose formyltransferase/UDP-glucuronic acid oxidase ArnA has protein sequence MSAKAVVFAYHDIGCAGIETLLNSGYEIAAVFTHPDDPKENAFYGSVAQLCARKGIPVHAPEDVNHPLWIERISQLKADYLFSFYYRNLLSEPLLATASKGAFNLHGSLLPRYRGRAPANWVLVNGETETGVTLHRMVKRADAGTIIAQQRVAIERIDTALTLHGKLRLAAIDLLRDTLPALLQGTFSETPQDESQTTVFGRRTPADGKLLWNKPAEELFNLVRAVTQPYPGAFCAVGEHKLIVWDADVVKGNEGQAPGRVISVDPLRIACGEGSLLINAGQRNDNGLYLSGPQLASELGLVDGSVLRGAESGCGPRRTRVLILGVNGFIGNHLSERLLRNDQYEVYGLDIGSDAIERLRSHPNFHFVEGDISIHSEWIEYHIKKCDVILPLVAIATPIEYTRNPLRVFELDFEENLKLVRYCVKYNKRVIFPSTSEVYGMCQDGNFDEDSSNLVVGPINKQRWIYSTSKQLLDRVIWAYGQKGLNFTLFRPFNWMGPRLDRLDSARIGSSRAITQLILNLVEGTPIRLFDGGEQKRCFTDIADGVEALARIIDNENDACNGQIINIGNPDNEASIRQLGEELLRQFEAHPLRANFPPFAGFRDVESKAFYGTGYQDVSHRKPSIANAKRLLDWIPTVQMSETIGNTLDFFLREAMLEVAQREFIEESC, from the coding sequence ATGAGCGCAAAAGCTGTTGTCTTCGCCTATCACGATATTGGCTGTGCCGGCATCGAAACCCTGCTCAACTCGGGTTACGAGATTGCCGCCGTGTTCACCCATCCCGATGACCCGAAGGAAAACGCGTTCTATGGCTCGGTTGCGCAACTGTGCGCGCGCAAAGGCATCCCGGTGCACGCTCCGGAAGACGTCAACCATCCACTGTGGATCGAGCGCATCAGCCAGCTCAAGGCGGATTACCTGTTCTCGTTTTACTACCGCAATCTGTTGAGCGAGCCACTGCTGGCCACGGCCAGTAAAGGTGCGTTCAACCTGCACGGCTCATTACTGCCTCGCTACCGTGGCCGGGCACCGGCCAACTGGGTGCTGGTGAACGGTGAAACGGAAACCGGCGTGACCCTGCACCGCATGGTCAAGCGTGCCGACGCCGGTACGATCATCGCCCAGCAAAGAGTGGCGATTGAGCGCATCGACACCGCGCTGACCCTGCACGGCAAATTGCGCCTGGCCGCCATCGATCTGTTGCGCGACACCTTGCCTGCGCTGCTTCAGGGCACATTCAGCGAAACCCCACAGGATGAATCCCAAACCACGGTGTTTGGCCGTCGCACCCCGGCGGACGGCAAACTGCTCTGGAACAAACCGGCTGAAGAGCTGTTCAATCTGGTGCGTGCCGTGACCCAGCCTTACCCCGGCGCTTTCTGCGCGGTTGGCGAGCACAAGTTGATTGTCTGGGACGCGGACGTTGTCAAGGGCAACGAAGGCCAGGCTCCCGGCCGGGTCATCAGCGTTGATCCACTGCGAATCGCCTGCGGCGAAGGCTCGCTGCTGATCAACGCCGGCCAGCGTAACGACAACGGTCTGTACCTTAGCGGCCCGCAACTGGCCAGCGAACTGGGGCTGGTCGATGGTTCGGTTTTGCGTGGTGCCGAATCGGGCTGTGGGCCGCGTCGCACCCGGGTGCTGATCCTTGGCGTCAACGGCTTCATTGGCAATCACCTGTCCGAACGCCTCCTACGTAACGACCAATATGAAGTGTACGGCCTGGACATCGGCTCGGACGCCATCGAGCGGCTGCGCAGCCATCCGAACTTCCACTTCGTCGAAGGCGACATCAGCATCCACTCGGAATGGATCGAGTACCACATCAAGAAGTGCGACGTGATCCTGCCGCTGGTGGCGATTGCCACGCCGATCGAATACACGCGCAATCCGCTGCGCGTGTTCGAACTGGACTTCGAAGAGAACCTGAAACTGGTTCGCTATTGCGTCAAGTACAACAAGCGCGTGATCTTCCCGTCGACCTCCGAAGTCTATGGCATGTGCCAGGACGGCAACTTCGACGAAGACAGCTCCAACCTTGTGGTCGGACCGATCAACAAGCAACGCTGGATCTACTCGACTTCCAAGCAGTTGCTCGACCGGGTGATCTGGGCCTACGGCCAGAAAGGCTTGAACTTCACCCTGTTCCGCCCTTTCAACTGGATGGGCCCACGCCTGGACCGACTGGATTCCGCGCGCATCGGCAGTTCCCGGGCCATCACCCAACTGATCCTCAACCTGGTGGAAGGCACGCCGATTCGTCTGTTCGACGGCGGCGAGCAAAAACGCTGCTTCACCGACATCGCCGATGGCGTCGAAGCCCTGGCGCGGATCATCGATAACGAGAACGACGCCTGCAACGGCCAGATCATCAACATCGGCAACCCCGACAACGAAGCCAGCATTCGTCAGTTGGGCGAAGAACTGCTGCGCCAGTTCGAGGCTCACCCGCTGCGCGCCAACTTCCCGCCGTTCGCCGGTTTCCGCGATGTCGAAAGCAAGGCCTTCTACGGCACCGGCTATCAGGACGTGTCTCACCGCAAACCAAGCATCGCCAATGCCAAACGTCTGCTTGACTGGATACCAACAGTGCAGATGAGCGAGACCATCGGCAACACGCTGGACTTCTTCTTGCGCGAGGCCATGCTCGAAGTCGCGCAGCGAGAATTTATAGAAGAATCATGCTGA
- the arnC gene encoding undecaprenyl-phosphate 4-deoxy-4-formamido-L-arabinose transferase, which translates to MKPYPIRCVSIVIPVYNEQDSLPELLRRTEAACQQLHQDYEIVLVDDGSRDNSAHILEDAAGRECSPVVAVILNRNYGQHAAIMAGFQQCKGDVVITLDADLQNPPEEIPRLVAQAELGYDVVATVRNNRQDSALRRWPSKLINLAVQRSTGVSMTDYGCMLRAYRRTIVDAMLACRERSTFIPILANSFARHTTEILVTHAEREHGESKYSPMRLISLMFDLITCMTTTPLRLLSIVGFGMAGLGLLFAVMLIVLRLVFGAEWAGDGLFVLFAVLFIFTGGQFIGMGLLGEYLGRMYSDVRARPRFFIEKVLRSHPSTPAPVVTVDGLTSTSSDQVLS; encoded by the coding sequence GTGAAACCTTATCCGATCCGTTGCGTGTCGATCGTCATTCCGGTCTACAACGAGCAAGACAGCCTGCCCGAGTTGCTCCGGCGTACCGAAGCGGCGTGCCAGCAACTGCACCAGGATTACGAAATCGTGTTGGTCGATGACGGCAGTCGCGACAACTCGGCGCACATTCTCGAGGACGCTGCCGGTCGCGAGTGCAGCCCGGTGGTGGCGGTCATTCTCAACCGTAACTACGGCCAGCACGCGGCGATCATGGCCGGTTTCCAACAGTGCAAGGGCGATGTGGTTATCACCCTTGACGCCGACCTGCAAAACCCGCCGGAAGAAATCCCCCGGCTGGTGGCTCAGGCCGAACTGGGCTACGACGTGGTTGCCACGGTGCGCAACAACCGTCAGGACTCGGCCTTGCGCCGCTGGCCGTCGAAGCTGATCAACCTCGCCGTGCAGCGTTCCACCGGCGTTTCCATGACCGACTACGGCTGCATGCTGCGCGCCTATCGCCGGACCATCGTCGACGCCATGCTCGCCTGCCGCGAACGCAGCACCTTCATCCCGATCCTGGCCAACAGCTTCGCCCGGCACACCACGGAAATCCTGGTGACCCACGCCGAGCGCGAACACGGCGAATCCAAATACAGCCCGATGCGCCTGATCAGCCTGATGTTCGACCTGATCACCTGCATGACCACCACACCGCTGCGATTGCTGAGCATCGTTGGCTTCGGCATGGCCGGCCTCGGCTTGCTGTTCGCCGTCATGCTGATCGTCCTGCGTTTGGTCTTCGGCGCCGAATGGGCCGGCGACGGTTTGTTTGTGCTGTTTGCGGTGCTGTTCATTTTTACCGGTGGGCAATTCATCGGCATGGGCCTGTTGGGCGAGTACCTGGGGCGCATGTACAGCGACGTCCGGGCGCGTCCACGGTTCTTTATCGAGAAGGTTCTGCGTAGCCACCCCTCTACCCCGGCTCCCGTTGTCACCGTCGACGGCCTCACTTCCACTTCTTCAGATCAGGTTCTCTCATGA
- the arnB gene encoding UDP-4-amino-4-deoxy-L-arabinose aminotransferase — MNQAFLPFSRPSIGDEEIAAVEQVLRSGWITTGPKNQQLEEHFSNYVGCRHAVALSSATGGMHITLLALGIGPGDEVITPSQTWVSTANMICLLGATPVFVDVDRDTLMSDLASIEAAITPRTRAIIPVHYAGAAFDLDPLYALADKHGIAVIEDAAHAAGTFYKGRHVGAQGTAIFSFHAIKNMTCAEGAMFVSDDEALATRVRMLKFHGLGVDAYDRLSHGRKPQAQVMEPGFKYNLADINAAIALVQLERLDAINAKRTELAQTYLQRLEGLPVQPLAIPAYAQRHAWHLFILRIDARHCGLDREAFMKALQEQNIGTGIHFIATHLHTWYRRRFPNIYLPHTEWNSARLCSIPLFPDMTTDDVGRVVDAIENIVDKSL; from the coding sequence ATGAATCAGGCGTTTCTCCCCTTCTCCCGCCCCAGTATCGGCGATGAAGAAATAGCCGCGGTAGAACAAGTACTGCGCTCCGGCTGGATCACTACCGGGCCAAAAAACCAGCAACTGGAAGAGCACTTTTCCAACTATGTCGGCTGTCGCCATGCCGTCGCATTGTCCTCAGCCACCGGCGGCATGCACATCACATTACTGGCATTGGGAATTGGTCCCGGCGACGAAGTCATCACACCGTCCCAGACTTGGGTGTCGACCGCTAACATGATCTGCCTGCTCGGCGCGACGCCGGTTTTCGTCGACGTTGATCGCGACACGTTGATGAGTGACCTGGCGAGCATCGAAGCGGCAATCACGCCGCGCACCAGGGCAATCATTCCGGTGCATTACGCCGGTGCCGCGTTCGACCTCGATCCGCTCTACGCGTTGGCTGACAAACACGGCATCGCCGTCATCGAAGACGCAGCGCATGCGGCGGGCACGTTCTACAAAGGTCGGCACGTCGGCGCCCAAGGCACGGCGATCTTCTCGTTCCACGCAATCAAGAACATGACCTGCGCCGAAGGCGCGATGTTCGTCAGCGACGATGAAGCCCTGGCCACTCGAGTGCGCATGCTCAAGTTTCATGGCCTTGGCGTGGATGCCTACGACCGCCTGAGCCATGGTCGTAAACCCCAGGCCCAGGTGATGGAGCCTGGCTTCAAGTACAACCTGGCCGACATCAACGCGGCCATCGCCCTGGTGCAACTGGAGCGTCTGGACGCGATCAACGCCAAACGCACGGAGTTGGCCCAGACCTATCTGCAGCGCCTGGAAGGCTTACCGGTGCAACCGCTGGCCATTCCGGCGTATGCGCAGCGGCACGCCTGGCACCTGTTCATTCTGCGCATCGACGCCCGGCACTGCGGGCTGGACCGCGAGGCGTTCATGAAGGCTTTGCAGGAACAGAACATCGGCACCGGCATTCACTTCATCGCCACCCACCTGCACACCTGGTACCGCCGCCGCTTCCCCAACATCTACCTGCCCCACACCGAATGGAATTCGGCGCGGCTGTGTTCGATTCCGTTGTTCCCCGACATGACCACCGATGACGTCGGTCGTGTCGTCGACGCCATTGAAAACATAGTGGACAAAAGCCTGTGA
- a CDS encoding site-specific integrase: MIDLPATESIVSKANPLTLYLTRLAPSSQLTMRYVLQDAADRLDFEDVNIEEIPWHQLQPEDVVALVATLSEDGYAPNTSSLYVNAVRGVMNEAWRMSLISQEHLLKMRSVKGVAGTRLSQGRNLKRTLIRDLMEVCAADPRPQGLRDAAIIGILYGSGMRKSESVNLDLDQVDFTERSLCVTAKGNKQLIKYAPAWAFAKLDAWLELRRSQLKEGETDDPFLFNRIRRGSHITRERITKHAIYYIVRQRGAQVGVKIMPHDFRRSFITRVIEEHDLSIAQKLAHHSNIQTTANYDVRDDNERRRAVDRFDV; encoded by the coding sequence TTGATTGACTTACCTGCTACTGAATCCATCGTTTCAAAAGCCAACCCATTGACCCTGTACCTGACGCGTCTGGCGCCGTCCAGCCAGTTGACCATGCGTTATGTATTGCAGGACGCCGCCGACCGTCTGGACTTCGAAGACGTGAACATCGAAGAGATTCCCTGGCATCAACTGCAGCCCGAGGATGTCGTCGCACTGGTGGCGACCTTGAGCGAAGACGGCTACGCACCCAATACCTCGTCGCTCTACGTCAATGCGGTGCGCGGGGTGATGAACGAAGCGTGGCGCATGAGCCTGATCAGTCAGGAACACCTGCTGAAAATGCGCTCGGTCAAAGGCGTTGCCGGCACGCGACTGTCCCAGGGGCGCAACCTCAAGCGCACCTTGATTCGCGACTTGATGGAGGTGTGCGCCGCCGATCCACGGCCACAAGGGCTACGGGACGCGGCCATCATCGGGATTCTGTACGGTTCGGGGATGCGCAAATCGGAATCGGTGAATCTGGATCTGGACCAGGTGGATTTCACCGAGCGCAGCCTGTGCGTCACCGCCAAGGGCAACAAACAGCTGATCAAATACGCACCCGCCTGGGCCTTCGCCAAACTGGATGCGTGGCTGGAATTGCGGCGTTCGCAGTTAAAAGAGGGCGAAACGGACGACCCGTTCCTGTTCAACCGCATCCGCCGTGGCAGCCACATTACCCGCGAGCGCATCACCAAGCATGCGATCTACTACATTGTCCGGCAACGCGGCGCACAGGTCGGGGTGAAAATCATGCCGCATGATTTCCGGCGGTCGTTCATTACCCGAGTGATTGAAGAGCACGACCTGTCGATTGCGCAGAAACTGGCCCATCACAGCAACATCCAGACCACCGCCAATTACGATGTGCGCGACGACAACGAACGCCGTCGGGCGGTTGATCGCTTCGATGTGTGA
- a CDS encoding PqiC family protein has protein sequence MAIPLKISLVTALLLLSACRSDPIQFHTLTPAQLSGANSSAEIQIESITVPPQVDRPQIVIRQGNSGVAILETEWWAASLVDELRSALVDQLVNSNPQRRVSLRLDVQRFDSIPGQYALIDVKWRLRSFGAGDTALITCRSTLQTPSGASIDDLVVAHQNNVKRLAAAISQAIGSQKGCPSAS, from the coding sequence ATGGCTATTCCACTGAAGATCTCTCTGGTCACTGCACTGTTACTGCTCAGCGCTTGCCGCAGCGACCCGATTCAGTTCCACACCCTGACCCCGGCCCAACTGAGCGGTGCAAACAGCAGCGCGGAGATCCAGATCGAAAGCATCACGGTGCCGCCCCAGGTCGACCGGCCGCAGATTGTCATCCGCCAAGGCAACAGCGGTGTGGCGATCCTCGAAACCGAATGGTGGGCGGCGAGCCTGGTGGATGAATTGCGCAGTGCCCTGGTCGATCAACTGGTCAACAGTAACCCGCAACGCAGAGTGTCGTTGCGCCTGGATGTGCAACGCTTCGATTCGATTCCCGGGCAATACGCGTTGATTGACGTCAAATGGCGCCTGCGCAGCTTCGGTGCCGGCGATACCGCACTGATCACCTGTCGCAGCACGTTGCAGACCCCTTCCGGTGCGAGCATCGATGACTTGGTGGTGGCCCATCAAAACAATGTGAAACGGTTAGCTGCTGCTATCAGTCAGGCGATCGGCTCCCAAAAAGGGTGTCCTTCAGCGTCCTGA
- a CDS encoding intermembrane transport protein PqiB produces the protein MKSQATDGPQAPGQANIKTRRFSVSLVWIVPIVAVLVGISLVIHNVMQEGPTITVTFKTGSGLTANKTEVKYRNVVIGHVSEVELSDDQKSVNATIKLEKQAESFTREDSQFWVVRPRIGAGGVSGIDTLLSGDYIGADIGQASIRSKHFIGLENPPPITYGEPGKRFMLHTQDLGSLDIGSSVYYRKIPVGQVVAYALDADGKGVNIEIFVHSPNDAYVTENTRFWNASGIDVSVGANGFAVKTESLSSLLVGGIAFRAPEYSPNDQPASENKAFDLFEDQHTALAPPYGKGQYLSLRFDQALRGLKIDAPVEFLGIEFGKVVSVNLDFDAKKRSFPVNVGIVIYPQRLGQAHAKMLKALNHDPNDEAASIKLMGSFIDNGLRAQARSGNLLTGQLYIALDFYPNAEKVVFDPAARPVVIPTIPGSLEQLQEKLESMVNKINQLPIERIAGNLDSNLVELRKGLVQFNARTLPGVQTTLADVSKTLQSASSTLAEDSPQREQLTQTLDELGRMSRSLRELSDYLGRHPESLIRGRPDNAAPMDMKAPPRN, from the coding sequence ATGAAGTCGCAAGCCACTGATGGGCCGCAAGCCCCCGGCCAGGCCAATATCAAGACCCGTCGCTTCAGCGTTTCGCTGGTGTGGATCGTGCCGATCGTTGCGGTACTGGTGGGGATTTCCCTGGTGATACACAACGTGATGCAGGAAGGCCCCACCATCACCGTCACGTTCAAGACCGGTAGCGGCCTTACGGCCAACAAAACCGAGGTCAAGTATCGCAACGTAGTCATCGGCCATGTATCGGAAGTAGAGCTGAGCGACGATCAAAAAAGCGTTAACGCCACGATCAAACTCGAAAAACAGGCTGAAAGCTTCACCCGCGAAGACTCGCAATTCTGGGTCGTGCGCCCGCGTATTGGTGCCGGCGGTGTCTCGGGCATCGATACCCTGCTGTCGGGCGACTACATTGGCGCCGACATCGGCCAGGCCAGTATCCGCTCCAAACACTTCATCGGTCTGGAAAACCCGCCGCCCATTACCTATGGCGAACCGGGCAAACGCTTCATGCTGCACACTCAAGACCTCGGCTCGCTGGATATCGGCTCCTCCGTCTACTACCGCAAGATCCCGGTCGGGCAAGTAGTGGCGTATGCGCTGGATGCCGACGGCAAAGGGGTGAACATCGAAATTTTCGTGCATTCGCCCAATGACGCCTACGTCACTGAAAACACCCGGTTCTGGAACGCCAGCGGCATCGATGTGAGCGTGGGTGCCAATGGGTTTGCAGTGAAGACTGAATCCCTCTCGTCCCTATTGGTGGGAGGCATCGCGTTTCGCGCGCCGGAATACAGCCCCAATGATCAGCCGGCCAGCGAGAATAAAGCCTTCGACCTGTTCGAAGACCAGCATACCGCCCTCGCGCCTCCTTATGGCAAGGGCCAGTACCTGAGTTTGCGCTTCGATCAGGCCTTGCGCGGGCTGAAGATCGACGCGCCGGTGGAATTCCTCGGCATCGAATTTGGCAAGGTCGTCTCGGTCAATCTCGATTTCGACGCGAAAAAACGCAGCTTTCCAGTCAATGTCGGCATTGTGATCTACCCACAACGACTCGGCCAGGCCCATGCCAAGATGCTTAAGGCCTTGAATCATGATCCCAATGATGAAGCCGCCAGTATCAAGTTGATGGGCAGTTTCATCGACAACGGCCTGCGCGCTCAGGCCCGTAGCGGCAATCTGTTGACCGGTCAGCTTTACATCGCGCTCGACTTCTACCCCAACGCGGAGAAAGTCGTGTTCGATCCAGCCGCCCGGCCTGTCGTCATTCCCACCATTCCTGGCAGCCTCGAACAGTTGCAGGAGAAACTGGAGAGCATGGTCAACAAGATCAACCAACTGCCAATCGAACGCATCGCCGGCAATCTCGACAGCAACCTCGTCGAACTGCGCAAAGGGCTCGTGCAGTTCAATGCCAGGACCTTGCCCGGCGTGCAGACCACCCTGGCGGACGTCAGCAAGACCTTGCAATCGGCCAGTTCGACCCTGGCCGAGGATTCGCCGCAACGAGAACAGTTGACTCAGACCCTGGACGAACTCGGGCGCATGTCTCGCTCATTGCGTGAGCTCTCGGACTACCTGGGCCGGCATCCGGAATCACTGATTCGCGGCCGTCCCGACAATGCCGCACCGATGGATATGAAGGCGCCCCCGCGCAACTGA
- a CDS encoding paraquat-inducible protein A — protein sequence MNRPPLASELNLCLCHSCGLACDITDNPHECQRCGAPLHARKANSLARTWAYLLTSLVFYIPANLLPVMNTSLFGSGSDSTIMSGVLEFWAHGAWDIALIIFIASIAVPGIKFVALSLLLITVQRGSLWARKERSKLYRFVELIGYWSMLDVIVVALVAALVKFQALGDIEPRPGILFFGLVVVFTMLSAMSFDPRLIWDKERDKAREKPQLGGLR from the coding sequence ATGAACAGGCCACCGCTCGCCAGCGAACTCAACCTGTGCCTGTGCCACAGCTGCGGCCTGGCCTGCGACATAACCGACAACCCTCACGAATGCCAACGCTGTGGCGCGCCACTGCATGCCCGTAAAGCCAATTCATTGGCTCGCACATGGGCCTACCTCCTGACCTCACTGGTGTTTTATATCCCGGCCAATCTGCTTCCGGTCATGAACACCAGTCTGTTCGGCAGCGGCTCCGACAGCACCATCATGAGCGGTGTGCTGGAGTTCTGGGCACATGGTGCGTGGGATATTGCCCTGATCATTTTCATCGCTAGCATTGCAGTGCCGGGCATCAAGTTCGTTGCGCTCTCCCTGCTGCTGATCACGGTGCAACGCGGCAGCCTTTGGGCGCGCAAGGAACGTTCGAAGCTTTACCGTTTCGTCGAGCTGATCGGCTACTGGTCAATGCTCGACGTGATTGTTGTCGCGCTGGTGGCAGCGCTGGTGAAATTCCAGGCCCTGGGCGATATCGAACCGCGCCCGGGCATTCTGTTTTTTGGTCTGGTGGTGGTGTTCACCATGCTATCGGCTATGAGCTTCGACCCGCGGCTTATTTGGGATAAAGAGCGGGATAAGGCGCGGGAAAAACCACAACTAGGAGGTCTTAGATGA
- a CDS encoding paraquat-inducible protein A, with amino-acid sequence MATTDQLIICEHCDCVYEKVTLAKHQKALCTCCGGVLQRYNGLSVEQRLALAFTATVLWIFANFYPVMSISLKGLKNSATLWDSVLALSQGPITFIALVAAISIIIAPFFQLVLLIWVLSFALVHRRSPGFKVCMRWLETLRPWSMLEVCLLGAMVAVFKLAGLLDVIPGIGLFALAVLSLLLIRIAGRDVRDLWDIL; translated from the coding sequence ATGGCTACGACTGACCAACTGATCATTTGCGAGCACTGCGACTGCGTGTATGAAAAAGTCACGCTCGCCAAACATCAAAAAGCCCTGTGCACCTGCTGCGGCGGCGTGCTCCAGCGTTATAACGGTCTGTCGGTGGAGCAGCGCCTGGCCTTGGCCTTCACGGCGACCGTGCTGTGGATTTTCGCCAATTTCTATCCGGTCATGAGCATCAGCCTGAAAGGCCTGAAAAACAGTGCGACGCTGTGGGATTCGGTATTGGCGTTGAGCCAGGGGCCGATCACCTTTATTGCACTGGTGGCGGCGATATCCATCATCATCGCGCCGTTTTTTCAACTGGTGTTGCTGATCTGGGTCCTGAGCTTCGCCCTCGTACATCGGCGCTCGCCCGGTTTCAAAGTGTGCATGCGCTGGCTGGAAACCCTCAGGCCGTGGAGCATGCTTGAGGTCTGTCTGTTGGGCGCAATGGTCGCGGTGTTCAAACTCGCAGGGTTGCTGGATGTCATACCCGGCATCGGCCTGTTTGCCCTGGCCGTTCTCAGCCTGCTGTTGATTCGCATCGCCGGGCGCGATGTCCGTGATTTGTGGGACATCCTATGA
- a CDS encoding NAD(P)/FAD-dependent oxidoreductase, with protein sequence MNQYDNEHAHSYYAASANSLAPYPVLASDLTADVCVVGGGFTGVNTAIELAQRGLSVILLEGRRIGWGASGRNGGQLIRGIGHDVEGFARYVGQDGVRYLERAGIESVELVGNRIREHGIDCDLRWGFCELANSPAQFEAFKAEQQSLATLGYAHETRLVGPEQIRQQVVGSDVYAGGLIDMGSGHLHPLNLVLGEARVAESLGVRIFEQSPVLELIHGSTVQVRCAGGTVRAGSLVLACNAHLEELEPRLSGKVLPAGSYIIATEPLEPEVTAQLIPQNLALCDQKVGLDYYRLSADRRLLFGGACHYSGRDPADIGAYMRPKMLKVFPQLAHVRIDYQWGGMIGITANRFPQAGRLSQYPNVFYAQGYSGHGLNVTHWCARLLAEAIHAGHSQGLDVFSAVPHMTFPGGKVLRSPLLALGMFWYRLRELLG encoded by the coding sequence ATGAATCAGTACGACAACGAACACGCTCATTCCTATTACGCCGCGTCGGCCAACAGCCTGGCGCCCTACCCCGTGCTGGCCTCCGACCTCACGGCCGATGTCTGCGTGGTAGGCGGCGGTTTTACCGGCGTCAACACCGCGATTGAACTGGCGCAGCGTGGGCTCTCGGTGATTCTGCTGGAAGGCCGGCGAATCGGCTGGGGCGCCAGCGGGCGTAATGGCGGGCAACTGATCCGCGGCATTGGCCATGACGTCGAAGGTTTCGCCCGATATGTCGGTCAGGACGGCGTGCGCTATTTGGAGCGTGCGGGAATCGAGTCGGTGGAACTGGTGGGCAACCGCATCCGCGAGCATGGGATCGATTGCGACCTGCGCTGGGGTTTCTGCGAGCTGGCCAACTCCCCGGCGCAGTTTGAGGCGTTCAAGGCTGAACAGCAAAGCCTCGCCACACTGGGTTACGCCCATGAAACCCGACTTGTCGGCCCCGAACAGATACGCCAGCAAGTGGTGGGCTCAGATGTTTATGCCGGCGGCCTGATCGACATGGGTTCGGGTCATTTGCATCCGCTGAATCTGGTGCTCGGCGAAGCGCGCGTTGCCGAATCCCTCGGGGTGCGGATCTTTGAACAGAGCCCGGTGCTGGAGTTGATTCACGGCAGCACCGTGCAGGTTCGCTGCGCAGGTGGCACGGTACGCGCCGGCAGTCTGGTGCTGGCCTGCAACGCGCACCTGGAGGAACTCGAACCACGCCTGAGCGGCAAGGTTTTACCGGCAGGCAGTTACATCATCGCGACCGAGCCTTTGGAACCTGAGGTTACTGCGCAATTGATCCCGCAGAACCTGGCGCTGTGCGACCAGAAAGTCGGCCTCGATTACTACCGGCTCTCGGCGGATCGACGCTTGTTGTTCGGCGGTGCCTGCCATTATTCCGGGCGCGATCCGGCTGACATCGGTGCTTATATGCGGCCAAAAATGCTCAAGGTCTTCCCGCAGTTGGCGCACGTGCGCATCGATTATCAATGGGGCGGCATGATCGGCATCACCGCCAACCGCTTTCCCCAGGCCGGACGTTTGAGCCAGTACCCGAACGTGTTCTACGCCCAGGGTTACTCCGGTCATGGCCTGAACGTGACTCATTGGTGCGCACGGTTGCTGGCTGAAGCGATTCACGCCGGGCATAGCCAGGGGCTGGATGTTTTCAGCGCCGTGCCACACATGACCTTCCCCGGTGGAAAAGTCCTGCGTTCACCGCTGCTGGCCCTCGGCATGTTCTGGTATCGCCTGCGCGAATTGCTCGGCTGA